CGAATCTTCTACAGAGTTAAATCCTTTTAACCAATCGTACAGGTCAATACCTGAATATTTAATTGTTTGGAGAGTTTTCTCATCTATACGATTTTGAAGTATCGTCTCGATTATTTTATCCGCATCTAAGTTCCCAGCTCCACAATCGTAGTGTCCCACTACACAGACTTCGTTCGCCTGCAGCTCATATATTGCAATAAGTATGCTTCGCATAATGCTGCCAAATGGATGATCAACAATAGCCCCAACACTTTTAATGATCTTGACATCACCGTTTTGAAAGTTCATTGCACGTGGCAGTAGCTCAACTAAACGTGTATCCATGCAAGTAACAATGACTAAACGTTTATCAGGAAACTTTGTTGTACAATATTTTTCGTATTTTTTTTCGTCAACAAATTTTTGATTATATGTTAAGACTTCCTGCAAAAGTGACATATACTTACTCCTTTCTATGTCTTGCAAAAAGATTCGTTAACCTCATTTAAGAGTATAAATACCAATCTATTGGATCCACTGAGCTAACTGATTATACAATGGAATACCAAAAGTAAGGTTAAAAGGGAACGTTACACCTAAAGCTAAACCTAAATAAATTGATGGGTTTGCCTCTGGTACAGACGATTTTAATGCTGCTGGCGCTGCAATATAAGAAGCACTGCCAGCTAAAACGCCCATTAGAGTAGATCCACCAACAGAAAGACCTGTGAGATGTCCCAATAAAACTCCTAACGTACCGCCAATAAGTGGCATATAGAGTCCAAAAAGTAATAATTTCATACCGTGTTTACGAACTTCAGGCAACCGTTCACCTGCCATCAATCCCATAATTAATAGAAATATAATTAATACACTGCCATATAAGTCTATAAATAAGGGTTTTACTACTGGAAGAGCACGTTCTCCAATAATGAGTCCTATAAATAAACTTCCTAGTAAAAGCAAAACACTTTTTCCAAATATACTTTCAATGATCAATTTTCTATCAAAC
This window of the Bacillus gobiensis genome carries:
- a CDS encoding beta-class carbonic anhydrase codes for the protein MSLLQEVLTYNQKFVDEKKYEKYCTTKFPDKRLVIVTCMDTRLVELLPRAMNFQNGDVKIIKSVGAIVDHPFGSIMRSILIAIYELQANEVCVVGHYDCGAGNLDADKIIETILQNRIDEKTLQTIKYSGIDLYDWLKGFNSVEDSVCHSVDVICKHPLLPKHIPVHGLVIHPVSGKLELLIDGTNETGDRLAANTERAFM